The genomic segment CTTGGCGCGCTCGGCCCAGCTCGTGGTGCTCGACGAGGTGGTCCAGCGGCTGCACGCGGTCAACCCCCGCTACCTGTTGGGCAAGGGGAAATTGCGGGAAGTGGTGATCAGGGCGCTTCAGTACGGCGCCGATCTCCTGGTCTTTGCCCAGGACCTGACGCCCTTGCAGGTCAAGACCATCGGCGAGTTGACCGAGATGCGGGTCATCGATCGCACGCAGCTGATCCTGGACATCTTCGCCCGGCGGGCCCACTCGCGCGACGGCCGCGTCCAAGTGGAGCTGGCGCAACTCAAGTACCGACTGCCGCGGCTGGCCGAGCGCAGCACCGCGCTCTCGCGGCTGACCGGAGGCATCGGGGGCCGCGGACCCGGCGAAACGCGCCTGGAAGTGGATCGCCGACGCACGCGCGATCGCATCGGACACCTGGAGCGCGAGTTGGAGGCGTTGAGCCGGGCGCGGGCGCAACGGCGGGCGTTACGGACGTCCGCCCGCGTTCCCATCGTCTCGATCGTGGGATACACCAACGCGGGGAAATCCACGCTGCTCAACGTGCTCACCAAAAGCGACGTATTGACCGAGGACCTGCTGTTCGCCACGCTCGACACGACCACTCGCCGACTGAGAACGCCGCGGGAGCGGGACGTGATCATCACCGACACCGTGGGCTTCATCCAGGCGCTGCCCCGAGACCTCCTGGGCGCATTCCGCCCGACGCTCGATGAACTCAAGGACGCCACGCTGTTGCTGCACGTGGTGGACGCCTCCCACCCCCGCGTCGACGAACACATCAAGGCCGTGAACGCGATCCTCGACAACCTCGGCGTGGGCCACATTCCGACCCTGTTCGCCTTCAACAAGATCGACCAGGCCGATCCCGCCGCCGTGCAGGGGCTGTTGGCCCGCTACGGCGGGGTCGCGATCTCGGCGCGCGATCCCGCGACATTGGGGCCGCTGTTGGCGGAAATGGACGGGGTCTTGGCCCAGGCGCCCGGGCACGAGGAGGTGGCGCAAGACTTGCTGCCGGCGGCCAGCGGGGCTCGTTGATCTTCATCGGAGGCCCCTCTATAATGC from the Nitrospirota bacterium genome contains:
- the hflX gene encoding GTPase HflX; its protein translation is MNRQGQESSISIVTGNLSGLKPAQLKRIHNLARRRVPPDLLVSPELAKSLLDLTFDTSRQIGVLLSRGGAVEAVAVGSDREITIPDLSDWRLGRKRLRGLRMVHTRLHDETLTQDDLTDLALLRLDAMAVLSARSTGAPPTCSWAHLLPPNPEGRVYEVSAPEPLARTPGDLRAFLASLDDQLAKSGGLYDVRDARERAILVSASSAPRGEQEDALAELRALARSAQLVVLDEVVQRLHAVNPRYLLGKGKLREVVIRALQYGADLLVFAQDLTPLQVKTIGELTEMRVIDRTQLILDIFARRAHSRDGRVQVELAQLKYRLPRLAERSTALSRLTGGIGGRGPGETRLEVDRRRTRDRIGHLERELEALSRARAQRRALRTSARVPIVSIVGYTNAGKSTLLNVLTKSDVLTEDLLFATLDTTTRRLRTPRERDVIITDTVGFIQALPRDLLGAFRPTLDELKDATLLLHVVDASHPRVDEHIKAVNAILDNLGVGHIPTLFAFNKIDQADPAAVQGLLARYGGVAISARDPATLGPLLAEMDGVLAQAPGHEEVAQDLLPAASGAR